In a genomic window of Streptomyces sp. SJL17-4:
- a CDS encoding HEAT repeat domain-containing protein, whose amino-acid sequence MTMTTDGTDAARALQGLEAGSSSVRLRAALAVGTAPDPRFVDKLVERCAIEPDFQVREMLTWALTRHPPALTLPGLLGEVRSERAQARSQALHTLSKIGDRRAWPAITRALLSDADDEVARSAWRAAGVLVPEEERAELAEVLATQLGRGGRETQLSLSRALIGLGEVILPTLSAATGNGSPGARQHALATERLLHDPDAGFAFAIEEAKRVVALGTTSQEER is encoded by the coding sequence ATGACCATGACGACAGACGGCACGGACGCGGCGCGCGCTCTCCAGGGCCTGGAGGCCGGCAGCTCGTCGGTTCGACTGCGGGCAGCGCTCGCGGTCGGCACGGCCCCCGACCCCCGGTTCGTCGACAAGCTCGTCGAGCGCTGCGCGATCGAGCCCGACTTTCAGGTACGCGAGATGCTCACCTGGGCACTCACCCGGCACCCGCCGGCCCTCACGCTCCCGGGGCTACTCGGCGAGGTGCGCTCGGAGCGGGCGCAGGCACGGAGTCAGGCGCTGCACACGCTGTCCAAGATCGGGGACCGTCGGGCCTGGCCGGCGATCACGCGGGCGCTGCTGTCCGACGCCGACGACGAGGTGGCGCGGAGCGCGTGGCGGGCGGCGGGCGTACTGGTACCCGAAGAGGAGCGGGCCGAGCTGGCCGAGGTGCTGGCGACGCAGCTCGGGCGGGGCGGGCGGGAGACGCAGCTGAGCCTCAGCAGGGCGCTGATCGGCCTCGGCGAGGTGATCCTGCCGACGCTGAGCGCCGCGACGGGGAACGGCTCCCCCGGCGCGCGGCAGCATGCGCTCGCCACGGAACGACTGCTGCACGACCCGGACGCCGGATTCGCGTTCGCGATCGAGGAGGCGAAGCGTGTCGTCGCCCTCGGAACGACCAGCCAGGAGGAGCGGTAG